A single genomic interval of Lepidochelys kempii isolate rLepKem1 chromosome 13, rLepKem1.hap2, whole genome shotgun sequence harbors:
- the LOC140897055 gene encoding olfactory receptor 10A4-like → MTYSEREPDENQTISDVFILVGFSYLTRLQILLFLVFLVIYLVTLVGNLLIILLIKLNPSLHTPMYFFLLNLSFLEICYTSSVVPQLLAHLLVEQKTLSIAGCAAQMYIFTIMGLTECCLLAAMAYDRYIAICNPLHYRTIMSGQVCAQLVGASWTIGILVEAAQTTWIFSLPFCGSNRIHHFFCDIPPVIKMACTDTSKNQIVVLALSVLFILSPFLLIILSYICIISTILKLPSAEGRRKAFSTCSSHLMVVTLFYGTALFTYLRPKSISTPEGDQMISLMYTVITPVLNPIIYTLRNKEVKGAFRKIIGKSISSHNQIN, encoded by the coding sequence ATGACATATTCTGAGAGAGAGCCTGATGAGAACCAGACCATTTCTGATGTGTTCATCCTGGTGGGGTTTTCGTACCTTACCAGACTCCAAATCCTTCTGTTTCTGGTGTTTCTGGTCATCTACCTGGTCACCCTGGTGGGGAACCTGCTCATTATCCTCCTTATAAAGCTAAATCCCTcacttcacacccccatgtattTCTTCCTGCTCAACCTGTCCTTCTTGGAAATCTGCTACACAAGCAGTGTGGTCCCTCAGCTGCTGGCTCACCTCCTGGTGGAGCAAAAGACCCTCTCCATTGCAGGCTGCGCTGCCCAGATGTACATATTCACCATCATGGGCCTCACGGAATGCTGCCTTCTAGCAGCCATGGCGTATGATCGCTACATAGCTATATGCAACCCCCTGCACTACAGAACCATCATGAGTGGCCAGGTGTGCGCACAGCTCGTCGGTGCTTCATGGACCATTGGCATCTTGGTGGAAGCAGCTCAAACCACGTGGATCTTCAGCCTTCCCTTCTGTGGCTCCAACCGCATCCACCACTTCTTCTGCGACATCCCACCAGTGATAAAGATGGCATGCACAGACACATCCAAAAACCAAATTGTGGTCTTGGCTCTGTCCGTGCTGTTTATCCTGAGCCCTTTCCTGCTGATAATCCTGTCCTACATCTGCATTATCTCCACCATCCTCAAACTGCCGTCGGCAGAGGGAAGGCgtaaagccttctccacctgctcctcCCACCTCATGGTGGTGACTTTGTTCTATGGAACAGCCCTTTTCACCTACCTGAGGCCCAAGTCGATCTCCACCCCGGAGGGTGATCAAATGATTTCCCTCATGTACACAGTTATCACCCCAGTGTTGAACCCCATAATATACACTCTGAGGAACAAAGAGGTGAAGGGAGCCTTTAGAAAAATAATAGGGAAGAGCATCTCTTCACACAACCAGATAAATTAA